The Rhopalosiphum maidis isolate BTI-1 chromosome 1, ASM367621v3, whole genome shotgun sequence genome has a segment encoding these proteins:
- the LOC113560679 gene encoding eclosion hormone-like: protein MNASTKKIVFLAAALTLIAIVGYTSADMADVGLCIRNCAQCKKMLGAYFEGPLCADACVKFKGKMIPDCENIESVAPFLNKLE, encoded by the coding sequence ATGAACGCTTCAACCAAGAAAATCGTCTTCCTGGCCGCCGCGCTGACATTGATCGCGATCGTCGGTTATACGTCGGCGGACATGGCGGACGTCGGCTTGTGCATCAGGAACTGCGCGCAGTGCAAGAAGATGTTGGGCGCCTACTTCGAAGGGCCGCTGTGCGCGGACGCGTGCGTCAAGTTCAAGGGCAAGATGATACCGGACTGCGAGAACATCGAATCCGTGGCACCGTTCCTCAACAAGCTCGAGTGA